From Deltaproteobacteria bacterium, a single genomic window includes:
- a CDS encoding AI-2E family transporter, whose product MESIAERKRAVQVGLIVLASAAALAALWLAREIVLLAFLGVLIGVVFSFPVGWLSRVMSRGMALLLVLVGLVGAAVGIAALAAPTLEKEIDQLRESAPRAIQKAQGWVRRVQSATGGSQDKGGGTAQKAPEVAAKVGEKAVPAVVAVVSGVTSIILVIVLGAFLVYQPEVYRRGVRLMVPREHEAVFDEAWRRTSQGLRKWVGGIVVSMTLMGTLTAVALSLVGIEEWLLLGVLTFLGTFVPYVGAVASAVPGLLAGLAQSPRHFALAGAVYVGVHLVEGYLVEPLVMKRAVEIRPALMLVGQGVFGAVFGLMGIVVATPMLVCAQVLIQYLWIERRLGKERFGD is encoded by the coding sequence GTGGAATCCATCGCCGAGCGCAAACGCGCCGTGCAGGTCGGCCTGATCGTCCTCGCCAGCGCCGCTGCGCTCGCGGCGCTCTGGCTCGCGCGCGAGATCGTACTGCTCGCGTTCCTCGGCGTGCTCATCGGGGTGGTCTTCTCGTTCCCTGTCGGCTGGCTCTCGCGCGTCATGTCGCGCGGCATGGCGCTGCTCCTCGTGCTGGTTGGGCTGGTCGGAGCGGCGGTCGGCATCGCGGCGCTCGCGGCGCCGACGTTGGAGAAGGAGATCGACCAGTTGCGCGAGAGCGCGCCGCGCGCGATCCAGAAGGCGCAAGGCTGGGTCCGCCGCGTCCAGTCGGCCACCGGCGGGAGCCAGGACAAGGGCGGCGGAACGGCGCAGAAAGCGCCCGAAGTCGCGGCGAAGGTGGGAGAGAAGGCTGTGCCGGCGGTCGTCGCCGTCGTATCCGGCGTCACGAGCATCATCCTCGTCATCGTGCTCGGCGCCTTCCTCGTCTACCAGCCCGAGGTGTACCGCCGCGGAGTCCGGCTGATGGTTCCGCGGGAGCATGAGGCCGTGTTCGACGAGGCGTGGCGGCGCACGAGCCAGGGGCTGCGCAAATGGGTAGGCGGCATCGTCGTCTCGATGACCCTGATGGGAACGCTCACGGCCGTCGCGCTCTCGCTGGTGGGAATCGAAGAGTGGCTGCTCCTCGGCGTCCTCACCTTCCTCGGCACTTTCGTACCGTACGTAGGGGCCGTCGCCAGCGCCGTACCCGGTCTGCTGGCGGGACTTGCGCAGTCGCCGCGGCACTTCGCGCTCGCGGGGGCGGTCTACGTCGGCGTCCACCTCGTCGAGGGATATCTGGTGGAGCCCCTGGTGATGAAACGAGCGGTCGAGATCCGCCCTGCCCTGATGCTCGTCGGCCAAGGGGTGTTCGGCGCCGTCTTCGGTCTGATGGGGATCGTGGTGGCGACTCCGATGTTGGTCTGTGCCCAGGTCCTGATCCAGTACCTCTGGATCGAGCGCCGCCTGGGCAAGGAACGCTTCGGGGACTGA
- a CDS encoding serine/threonine protein kinase — MQYPAAMPDTTETARDEMIGRVVGSWRVIKLLGEGGMGSVYMGEHPAIGSKVAIKMLHPRFDADERIVERFFNEAKAVNVIGHENIVSILDFNVADGRRHYFVMEFLHGRALQALVEAGTPLPLERVGPILLQCCRALQAAHERGIVHRDFKPDNVFLIDRSGRADFVKLVDFGIAKLTDSPNAHLTQTGTVMGTPAYMSPEQAAGESTIDARSDIYSLGVTMFQMMTGKQPFAEAGPSFGRILAAHLREPPPRPRAIAPEIPAELEEIILKTLEKNPDDRYQTMSELHDALLGCMEGLGISLELPPVGDRQGTTSAKAPAARRSNPAMTPARGATLPQTAHTVAHPAPRPRGIAPVVIVGAGAAVAVAIVVLALSGSRWSSTPQPRKAMPVPAPAAPVEAAEQKPPPSAQPLPPSAQQPPPSTKQQPSDIPPAAQRSSGQTRAAPERTVAKATKPDRESPPPAAVPRRIAVFFQCAGAQEVCSALRTALDDELQKARFASVRSAARADIGIAARIAAVQGRVTPDLQFAVRTYSIDVSGEAVQSSEAVAMPAPTTLSYDPSFGSERVAEKARLVAGEVAERLQAFVANQRR, encoded by the coding sequence ATGCAGTATCCTGCGGCGATGCCGGACACGACCGAGACCGCGCGCGACGAGATGATCGGACGCGTCGTCGGATCCTGGCGTGTGATCAAGCTGCTTGGCGAAGGAGGAATGGGCTCGGTCTACATGGGCGAGCATCCCGCCATCGGCTCGAAAGTCGCCATCAAGATGCTCCATCCCCGGTTCGATGCCGACGAGCGGATCGTCGAGCGCTTCTTCAACGAGGCCAAGGCAGTCAACGTCATCGGCCACGAGAACATCGTCAGCATCCTCGACTTCAACGTTGCCGACGGCAGGCGCCACTATTTCGTGATGGAGTTCCTCCATGGCCGGGCGCTGCAGGCTCTGGTCGAGGCGGGAACCCCTCTTCCGCTGGAGCGGGTGGGACCGATCCTCCTCCAGTGCTGCCGCGCGCTGCAGGCCGCGCATGAGCGCGGAATCGTCCACCGCGACTTCAAGCCCGACAACGTGTTCCTCATCGATCGCAGCGGCCGCGCCGATTTCGTCAAGCTCGTGGACTTCGGCATCGCCAAGCTGACGGACTCGCCGAACGCGCACCTGACGCAGACCGGCACGGTGATGGGAACCCCCGCGTACATGTCGCCGGAGCAGGCGGCAGGCGAATCGACCATCGATGCCCGCAGCGACATCTATTCTCTCGGCGTCACCATGTTCCAGATGATGACGGGGAAGCAGCCCTTCGCCGAGGCCGGCCCCTCGTTCGGCAGGATCCTCGCAGCCCACCTGAGGGAACCGCCGCCGCGGCCGCGCGCGATCGCTCCGGAGATTCCGGCGGAGCTGGAGGAGATCATCCTCAAGACGCTGGAGAAGAATCCCGACGACAGGTACCAGACGATGTCCGAGCTGCACGACGCGCTGCTCGGATGCATGGAAGGGCTGGGCATCAGCCTCGAGCTCCCGCCCGTCGGCGATCGTCAGGGGACGACCAGCGCCAAGGCCCCGGCGGCTCGTCGCAGCAATCCCGCTATGACACCCGCGCGCGGTGCCACGCTTCCGCAGACGGCCCACACGGTCGCGCATCCCGCGCCGCGGCCTCGAGGCATCGCACCGGTCGTCATCGTCGGAGCGGGCGCGGCGGTCGCGGTCGCGATCGTCGTGCTGGCTCTCTCCGGGTCCCGCTGGTCGAGCACCCCCCAACCGCGAAAAGCGATGCCCGTGCCCGCGCCGGCCGCGCCCGTAGAGGCCGCCGAACAGAAGCCGCCTCCGTCGGCACAGCCGCTACCCCCATCGGCGCAACAGCCACCGCCATCGACCAAGCAGCAGCCCTCTGACATACCGCCCGCGGCACAGCGATCCAGCGGACAGACCCGTGCGGCGCCGGAGCGCACCGTCGCGAAGGCGACGAAACCCGATCGCGAATCGCCGCCGCCGGCAGCGGTTCCACGGCGCATCGCGGTGTTCTTCCAGTGTGCGGGCGCCCAGGAAGTCTGTTCCGCGCTCCGGACGGCGCTGGACGACGAGCTACAGAAGGCGCGCTTCGCCAGCGTGCGGAGCGCAGCGCGGGCCGACATCGGCATCGCCGCCAGAATCGCCGCGGTCCAGGGCCGCGTCACGCCGGACCTCCAGTTCGCGGTGCGGACGTACTCCATCGATGTCAGCGGCGAGGCGGTCCAGAGCAGCGAGGCGGTCGCGATGCCCGCGCCGACGACGCTCAGCTACGACCCCAGCTTCGGAAGCGAGCGGGTCGCAGAGAAGGCGCGCCTGGTCGCCGGCGAGGTTGCCGAGAGGCTGCAGGCTTTCGTCGCCAACCAGCGCCGCTGA
- a CDS encoding carbohydrate ABC transporter permease, translated as MKRVLSIWLPLLAFALFLLFPFYWMVLTSIKPNDELVSVAANPFWVSRPTLDHVRYLLSATSYPRWFWNTMAVAAAATALSVCVSFFAAVALARLGFRGAETVSLGIYLAYLIPPAILFIPLAEVMLKLGWFDRLWALVPVYSTFLVPFCTWLLVGYLKTIPRELEEAAMVDGASRLRIVFEIILPLSIPGLISAIIFCFTLSWNEYLYALVFMSSPGHKTVPVGLATELVRGDIYQWGPLMAGALLGSLPVVVLYFFFVEHYVAGMSGALKG; from the coding sequence ATGAAGCGGGTCCTCTCCATCTGGCTGCCGCTCCTGGCCTTCGCGCTGTTCCTGCTCTTTCCCTTCTATTGGATGGTGCTCACCTCCATCAAGCCGAACGACGAGCTGGTCAGCGTCGCCGCGAATCCGTTCTGGGTCTCGCGCCCTACGCTCGATCACGTCCGATACCTGCTCTCGGCGACCAGCTATCCGCGCTGGTTCTGGAACACCATGGCGGTCGCCGCCGCGGCGACGGCCCTCAGCGTCTGCGTCAGCTTCTTCGCCGCCGTCGCTCTCGCCCGCCTCGGGTTCCGCGGCGCCGAAACCGTCAGCCTCGGCATCTATCTGGCGTACCTGATCCCGCCCGCCATCCTCTTCATTCCCCTCGCGGAGGTGATGCTGAAGCTGGGCTGGTTCGATCGCCTCTGGGCGCTGGTGCCCGTCTATTCGACCTTTCTGGTCCCCTTCTGCACCTGGCTCCTCGTCGGCTACCTGAAAACGATTCCGCGCGAGCTGGAGGAGGCGGCCATGGTCGACGGTGCGAGCCGGCTCCGCATCGTCTTCGAGATCATCCTGCCGCTGAGCATCCCCGGTTTGATCTCCGCGATCATCTTTTGCTTCACGCTCTCCTGGAACGAGTATCTGTACGCCCTCGTCTTCATGTCTTCGCCGGGGCACAAGACCGTTCCGGTGGGGCTCGCGACCGAGCTTGTGCGCGGCGACATCTACCAATGGGGGCCGCTGATGGCGGGCGCTTTGCTCGGCAGCCTTCCGGTGGTGGTGCTCTACTTCTTCTTCGTCGAGCACTACGTGGCCGGCATGTCGGGAGCGCTCAAGGGCTGA
- a CDS encoding sugar ABC transporter permease, with amino-acid sequence MPRLSLDRGPLLPTLLLGPAAVLLGGLLAFPLALGVLLGFKDASIGDPGAFIGLENYRYLITDPVFRITALNTALYTLVTVVFKLALGLALALILNQRFAGYRFWRSVLLLPYVVPTVLSAFAWWWILDPQFSFISWALVKVGLLDHRVDFLGHAWLARGSLMVANVWRGIPFFTVGYLAGLQAIPKELHEAAAIDGAGDWQIFWRITWVLLLPLTTILTIFSAIFTFTDFQLIWTITRGGPANATHLFVTLAYQRAIPGGALGEGAAIAGFTLPLLALLGWGALDALRRQE; translated from the coding sequence ATGCCGCGGCTGTCCCTCGATCGCGGACCGCTCCTGCCCACGTTGCTGCTCGGCCCCGCGGCAGTGCTGCTCGGCGGCCTGCTCGCGTTCCCGCTGGCGCTCGGCGTGCTGCTTGGGTTCAAGGACGCCTCCATCGGCGACCCGGGAGCGTTCATCGGGCTCGAGAACTACCGCTACCTGATCACCGATCCGGTGTTCCGCATCACCGCGCTGAATACCGCGCTCTACACGCTGGTGACGGTGGTGTTCAAGCTCGCTCTCGGCCTCGCGCTGGCGCTGATCCTCAACCAGCGGTTTGCGGGATATCGCTTCTGGCGGTCAGTGCTGCTGCTACCTTACGTGGTGCCGACGGTGCTCTCGGCATTCGCCTGGTGGTGGATCCTGGACCCGCAATTCAGCTTCATCAGCTGGGCGCTGGTGAAGGTCGGGCTGCTCGATCACCGGGTGGACTTCCTCGGCCACGCCTGGCTCGCGCGCGGCTCGTTGATGGTGGCGAACGTGTGGCGTGGAATACCGTTCTTCACCGTGGGCTACCTCGCCGGTCTGCAGGCGATCCCCAAGGAGCTGCACGAGGCGGCGGCCATCGACGGCGCCGGCGACTGGCAGATCTTCTGGCGGATCACCTGGGTGCTGCTGCTGCCGCTCACCACCATCCTGACGATCTTCTCGGCCATCTTCACCTTCACCGATTTCCAGCTCATCTGGACCATTACGCGCGGAGGGCCGGCCAACGCGACGCACCTCTTCGTCACGCTTGCGTACCAGCGCGCGATTCCCGGTGGCGCGCTCGGAGAGGGCGCGGCGATCGCCGGCTTCACGCTGCCACTCCTGGCGCTGCTCGGCTGGGGCGCGCTCGACGCGCTGCGGAGGCAGGAATGA